One genomic window of Stigmatopora nigra isolate UIUO_SnigA chromosome 13, RoL_Snig_1.1, whole genome shotgun sequence includes the following:
- the osr1 gene encoding protein odd-skipped-related 1 yields the protein MGSKTLAAPVPLHPSLQLANYSLLQSQAALQLPTERHFHGVYSFSALHAVQLHQWTPGYLPVVLPHCAVSKLPLQFSGSLPVFPHQLHPKLDLVSKTKPRFDFANLAAAATQEDHLKAEDLSVSGVAAAAAAAAHRSESLLDVSKISYPERKSGRGRLPSKTKKEFVCKFCGRRFTKSYNLLIHERTHTDERPYTCDICHKAFRRQDHLRDHRYIHSKEKPFKCQECGKGFCQSRTLAVHKTLHMQVKELKPAKIK from the exons ATGGGAAGCAAGACTCTGGCGGCTCCGGTCCCCCTCCACCCTTCACTCCAGTTGGCCAACTACTCCCTCCTCCAGAGCCAGGCGGCCCTGCAGCTTCCCACGGAGCGGCACTTCCACGGCGTCTACAGCTTCAGCGCCCTCCACGCCGTCCAGCTCCACCAATGGACTCCGGGTTACCTACCGGTGGTCTTACCCCACTGCGCCGTCTCCAAGCTGCCCCTCCAGTTCTCCGGATCGCTCCCGGTCTTCCCCCACCAGCTCCACCCGAAGCTGGACTTGGTCTCCAAGACTAAACCTCGCTTTGACTTTGCCAacttggcggcggcggccactcAGGAGGACCACCTGAAGGCGGAGGACCTCAGCGTGTCGGGCGTGGCGGCCGCCGCGGCGGCGGCTGCTCACCGGTCCGAGTCCCTCCTGGACGTGAGCAAGATCTCGTACCCGGAGCGCAAATCCGGTCGAGGCCGGTTGCCGTCGAAAACCAAGAAGGAGTTTGTGTGCAAGTTCTGCGGGCGGCGTTTCACCAAGTCCTACAATCTGCTGATCCACGAGAGAACGCACACGGACGAGCGTCCGTACACGTGCGACATCTGCCACAAGGCCTTCAGAAGGCAAGACCACCTCCGAGACCACAG gtaCATCCATTCCAAAGAAAAGCCGTTCAAGTGTCAAGAATGCGGGAAAGGCTTCTGTCAGTCCAGAACTTTGGCTGTCCACAAAACATTACATATGCAAGTTAAAGAACTCAAACCAGCAAAAATcaagtga
- the adck1 gene encoding aarF domain-containing protein kinase 1 codes for MGLRLLKIPTLASAVLASSGFYFYNRRLDFNDLSLIRFGRAAATTAVISYDYLTAFKHVEYGTEEYWDLKSKVHRRSAERLRDLCCANRGTFIKVGQHLGALDYLLPEEYTSTLKVLHSRAPQSSMEEIKQVIKEDLGKELSDLFVFFDETPQGAASLAQVHKAVLHDGRTVAVKVQHPKVQRQSSKDILVMEVLLKAVHWLFPDFAFMWLVEEAKKNMPLELDFLNEGRNAETVSKKLAHFTFLKVPLIHWDLSTKRVLTMEFAEGGQVNDRHYMKAHNINVNEISENLGKMYSEMIFLHGFVHCDPHPGNVLVRKCPKSQKSEIVLLDHGLYQVLQADFRINYCRLWQALIQRDMAKVERYSRQLGAGDLYPLFACVLTARSWAAVNSGIGSVPVTHSEELEIRTNAAVYLPQINDLLNKIPRQMLLLLKTNDLLRGIESNLQTRASSSSFLNMSRCCIRALARHKRSKNPSGGRRLQITLTESFHLWILAMYELLLWLKTSTLARGLSALLPLGR; via the exons ATGGGTCTCCGGCTGCTTAAAATCCCCACCTTGGCCTCCGCGGTGTTAGCCTCTTCTGGATTTTATTTCTACAATCGGCGACTCGATTTCAACGATCTGAGTTTGATCCGATTTGGACGAGCTGCCGCCACT ACAGCGGTCATCAGCTACGACTACCTGACTGCTTTCAAACATGTGGAATATGGCACCGAAGAATACTGGGACCTTAAATCCAAG GTCCATCGCCGTTCCGCCGAGCGTCTCCGAGACCTGTGCTGCGCCAACCGAGGGACCTTCATCAAGGTGGGCCAGCACCTGGGCGCTCTGGACTATCTCCTCCCGGAAGAGTACACGTCTACGTTGAAGGTTCTCCACAGTCGTGCTCCGCAGAGTAGCATGGAGGAGATCAAACAGGTCATCAAAGAAGACCTTGGCAAAGAG CTGTCCgacttgtttgttttcttcgacgAGACGCCCCAGGGTGCCGCCTCCTTAGCCCAGGTTCATAAAGCCGTGTTGCATGATGGGAGGACCGTGGCGGTTAAGGTCCAACACCCCAAAGTTCAAAGACAAAGCTCCAAAGACATATTAGTAATGGAG GTCTTGCTCAAAGCCGTTCATTGGCTCTTCCCCGACTTTGCCTTCATGTGGTTGGTGGAAGAAGCTAAAAAGAACATGCCGTTAGAGTTGGATTTCCTCAACGAAGGACGCAATGCGGAAACCGTGTCCAAAAAACTGGCCCATTTCACCTTTCTCAAG gtTCCCCTAATTCACTGGGACTTGTCAACTAAACGGGTTTTGACCATGGAGTTTGCCGAAGGAGGTCAGGTCAATGACAGGCATTACATGAAGGCCCACAACATCAATGTCAACGAG ATTTCGGAGAACTTGGGCAAAATGTACAGCGAAATGATCTTCTTACACGGCTTCGTCCACTGCGACCCCCACCCGGGCAACGTTTTGGTccgaaaatgtccaaaaagccAAAAGAGCGAAATCGTCCTCCTGGATCACGGCCTTTATCAG GTCCTGCAAGCAGACTTCAGGATAAACTACTGCCGCCTTTGGCAGGCACTCATCCAGCGGGATATGGCTAAAGTGGAGCGCTACAGTCGCCAACTGGGCGCCGGAGACTTGTACCCGTTGTTTGCCTGCGTGCTCACCGCCCGTTCGTGGGCTGCCGTTAACTCCGGTATCGGATCCGTTCCCGTCACCCACTCGGAG gAATTGGAAATCCGGACAAACGCGGCGGTTTATCTACCTCAGATCAACGACTTGTTGAACAAAATTCCGCGGCAGATGTTGCTACTACTGAAAACCAACGACCTTTTAAGGGGAATTGAAAGCAACCTCCAAACCAGAGCTTCATCTTCTTCCTTCCTCAACATGTCACGCTGTTGCATCCGCGCTTTGGCAAG acacaaaaggagtaAAAATCCATCCGGCGGGAGACGTCTGCAAATCACGCTGACAGAGTCTTTCCACCTGTGGATACTCGCCATGTACGAGTTGCTTCTGTGGTTGAAGACCTCCACCTTGGCCAGGGGGCTTTCCGCCCTGCTGCCGTTGGGCCGTTGA